In the Arachis hypogaea cultivar Tifrunner chromosome 20, arahy.Tifrunner.gnm2.J5K5, whole genome shotgun sequence genome, ATATTTACCtcccaaaatatgaaaatattaacttttcACAATGCTAAACAAGAACTTTCATATTTAAAAGTGTATGTGTAATAAATAAAGAAGCCAATGGTGCATGATTTCAAGTTGCATAACTAAACTTATGGTCAAGATGCAAGAGCGATATATTCAAGATAATTCAGAGAATACATCAGAATTTGTAGGAAAAACAGAGAACAGATTTGAACCTGGAGTTTGCCTGTCTTAACCTAATAAACACATGGTGCATCATGCATGGTTTCAAGTTGTATAGCTCATTGTATGTTCAAGAGAACActtgataataaaaaaagaatcTGATAACAATAATCTTGAAAGCTATGTGCACAGCCTCACAAAAGAGCACACAGCATCATTTTGAGTTTCGAGTTGTATAGCGATAATTATATCAGCAGTGAACATGGAAACAAACACGCAAAAATGAGTCTCACAAAATGTGACTCGACCATCTTGCCCTTGAATGAGCAGCTCAAATCTGCTAGGAAAATATACCAATAATATGAACAAGTATTTCCCTATCAACAAACAAATGTATCCCAAGACAAAATCAAAACTTAAAGAACTTCATCAAATCGAGCGCAACACCACCACCAAGCCACCAACTCATTCATGAGTCAACTTCAAAAGTGCTTAGTTAATCATAATATTTCTGCCTCCCTCAAATAAAACAATCCTCCTTTTCATTTCTTACCCTTGCCTTTCGACTCATTTATCTAATAAGAGGATATTACTGCACCAAACAGAACCAAACCAGCTAGCTAATAATATAGAACATTAGAACTTACCCCCTCTAGAGCAAAAGCAACtgctatgctttttttttttaataataataataaattagaaacgatcaatgaaaagaaattgcagaTGAAATTCCAAGACAACAAAAGGTTGCGTATCAACTTAGTCATGAAAACTATAAACTTCTCATCAACCTATTGAACCCTAAACTTTCTAATACCCAATTCAAATCAAGGTGATTAACAAATACGCAGCAATCATATGATACGAGCATCAATAATAATCAGAACACGATGACCTAATTTCAGTGAAAGAAAACAATTCCAGATTCAAAGCGTAGAAATCGTTTTTGAAATATGCAGTTCAAACTTCAAACAAAAGTATTCCCAATCACACAGAATGAAAATCACGCAGCTTATGAAGCTACGAATCagactaaaaaaagaaaaaaaataatacctTAATCAGAGCGAGCACTCTTGCTACCAGTTACCACAACTCCAGAAAATACCCGAGAGAACCACGGAACCAGTCTGGTGTTTTCATATTTATCTAACTGCCCAAGAAAATTTGAATATTGTAAAGTCAGgtacatttttttttttcaaagttccaGAGTAAAATTCAAACTCGTAATCTCTTAGTTGAATATAAAAAGAGTATATTATTTGAAGAATAAAGTATAGCTTTTGttcccaacgtttgaggtaagtGTTATTTGTGTTCCTAAtgttaaatcgtcctatttgtatctttAACGTTTATAatagtgattcaatgttatcctactatcaattatactaacaaataagattatatttttcaattattctgacttggatgtattcattctcaattaagtCTCAAttagatgtgttcgattttaatattatacccactatttgtgtttagatttaattatgtccctagaaaagtaaattatgtaaatgttgtaggaattagtttcaacatttgatgagctattttttagagtagatcatcgattctatctcagacatttgtattctaacttcaaaaagagatttttaaaacacAAATTAAAGCGCTCATGAtatgtaattgacggcaggataacattgaatcatttTTACAAACGCTAagaatacaaataggacgatttaaatgttagggacacaaatataaTTTACcccaaaaacgatactttactcttatttgAATTATAACCGGTGCCTCAGGTATAATTATTTTAGTGTCAAGGCAAGAAtcgaaaattattagataataaattaattaaatatattaaattgtttaataatttttactattaattttatataacctTTGAATATACTGTTAATAACTTAAtacttaatataaataaaattatatatgtgGAACAAGTTATATCTGGTCAgacgaatttaattttgatagttTTATACATTCATCAACAataattagtaaatttttaaataataaatttaaaaattaattacttttatgaataaatatatatgtaaaattattttgtacacaatacataaaaattaaatttttattatataagtaaataattatttttcacacataaattgatatatttaaaaacatatataattaattattatatcaacaaaataaattattttatactattagcgaaacaaaattaaattctttataaACAAATATAAGTAATTATTATatctacaaaaataaattattttttatatctacCATATAAATAGTCATCTAAACCTACATGTTAACAAGAGAGAATGAAAAGGGAAAACATATATGTAGATCAAAATTGAAGAGGATACAAAGGTACAAACTacaatttatgtatttaaaaataaaaaactaaaacacAATTCACTTATCACAACATTTGTGTTAAGACATTTTTCTCTTCATTGCTAGCTTTTACAACTAACACTCTCCTTTGCCCTCATACCCCAAACAAGAAAAAGGAACCATTTGCAGAAAAAGGCACCGTTCATTGCAGAATTGGACGCCAATCCTCTTGCTTTCAGTTTGATGTGTTTTGACGCCAATCCTCTATTCCTCTTGTCTTCAATTCTCTTAATTCCCAGGGCCTCAAGCTGCATCTATTtagctcttcttttctttccatttttaccaaattttttacCTTTTGCTGACTTGCTCTTCAAATGTGAAATCCTGTCTGCCTTTTTCTGCCTCTCCTTTCGAATTTGATCAAATTCTTTGATCTCTGAACGAACATGAGAATTGGGCATTGATTGCTGCCTCTTACTGCCGCCTTTGAAATTCCTACCTCTTCCTCTGTAAGATCCTGCATTTTAAAACACGACATAATCGATGTCAATTCAGAAGGCTTCAACAGTTTACTTCAATCTTTATACATTACCACATGCAAAATTGTTTACTAGCACAACTTAAGGAATGcaacaattttaaaattgacaGACCTAAGATTTTGTTCAAATGGAGATCTAAAGAACTTCAATAAAACTATAAAGAAGACTGCAATCTAGAGATCATGCTAATTAGTGGTGTTAGTAGTAGCTCAGGACAAAACAACTTAGGATCATTGTtgtgttcttgtttcttttcttcaatGCTCTTGCAGCAGTAAGTTAAATAAATTGTTGTCTATGAAAAATGATTATCAATCAGTCTAGCAACTATAACAAATATTATTgtataataaaaatcaattaaaatgtataataattaataaacataaACCATATTGTAACATGACAAGCTAAGCAAACTTGCTGATGAAAATATCAAACACTTGATCCTTGTAGGAGTTTATTGCTTTGACATTTTCCAATGGCACCTTATAAGTTTCACCATATTCTAAGGAAGCTAAAGACATATTCAAGAGAACTTTACACATGCAACAATAATTCTACATTGGAAAACAAGATAGAGAACATACACAGACTCCACTTATAAACAATAAATACTCACtaagtattaaaatttaaagGGAGAAGCAAATTAGGCATATATTTATTACCTTTAAAACTCGTGGATTCTTGAGCATTACCATCATTATTTGTCCCCTTAAGAGATACCTTAGTGTGTGAGCGCTCTTTCCACTTCTTATATATGCCTGTCTTGGTGGCCTTTGTTTTTGCACCACTCTCTGTCTTTATCTATATCCAAAAAGGAAACATGAATGTAACATCTAAATCCACGGGAAGGTACATGAAAGAATTTCATCTTGTAtataaatatgcaaataaattgatataaaattgTACCTTTCCATTTGCTGCAACACGGTCACCATTATTTAACTTGATGTACTTTTTACTCCTCTGACAACAAAGGGTTTATGTGAATGCCAAGTTTTGTACAAAATTAACATAAACTCAACAATGATGGTTCTCTATTTTTTCCCCCTAAAACGATTCAATCATAACTGTTCAGCATTACCTTATCCCAGTGATATACAGATCTTTGTTTCTGAATGCCAGTACTATCATCTGCAACCAGATCTAAAACAGCAGAATCCAATCTGAAATATTATTACATATAATtagaatcaaacaagaaaaattaaaacagacagaaatGATCAGAGGGTGCAAGTAAAATAACCCATTTTGGTTGTCAATATAATGTACAAGTAAACATATTCAACACCAAATGACAAACACAATCAACCAAGATTGACATTTTTAACTAATGATTATGGTTAGGTCCTCTGAACTCATGATTTACAGCAGGGTCAAACAATATTTTGGTTCTCATCTTACCCTCTACAATACTCACATCCAACAAGGAACTGTTACTGATCAATCAAGCAAATATTACCTGTTTGCGGCAAATTCTTCATTAGCTTTCACAGAAAGGCCAGCCTCCATGTGCTGAGAATGATAGCAAGATGCGAAGTATCAGTAGGCAAATTGTTAGTAGTTTCAAAAGCATAATCATCACACATTAAGAAAATATAGCACTAGCATATGCCTATATCATATAATTTGGTAATCCAGATCCAGATAAACCACACTAGTAATAGAAACTTACTTGATTTTTAGGTACTGAACTTATATAGTATTCCTCATCCATGAAACACTGTTGCTTTCTCTTAGAACCAGATGCTGCTTAAAccaaaggaaaacatagtaaaaagtTAATCAATGTCACTTCTAGTCTTCTTTTGTGAAAATTCAAAAAGCATActccttttttttaaatacaaattcaaaaagattcatgaaaataacatataaactaCCCCACACACAATTTCTATATTCAAGAGCTCAGTAAATTATTCCATctttaatcataaaaaatgaattaACAGGCAGTCATTTTCTAGATAACAAAAGAACTAGGCAAGCATATTGAATGCTTTGCAATAGCAGAAGCCACAATTTGTAAACAAGATGACACCGTGAAGAGGATAATTTCACCTAAAATACAATAACAAACTCAAAGGAGGTCTAATGActataaaaaagagagagagagagagagagagaaggggggggGGGTACCTTTTCTCCCTTTTCCAGTGGAAGGAATATCTTCTGGTTGAATTTCCTCCTGCAAGAGGCAAAAATACATGTATCCTCAAGCGTTggaaaagaaaatgcagaaataAAATTAGCATATTGACTCTAATTAGTTAGAAGAAATATTTAGCTGGTTATCAGGAAATGAGGTTAGGAAGTCCACATCTAAATTACAGCAATAGCAACATACCTTTTCCACAGTACTTTTAGACTGCTGTTCATGAACCAAATTTATAATATTCTCATGAATGGCTCTCTTCCTTTTCATCACATCAACCCATTGACCGGAAGGACCCTGCAATTATGCGTCATTTACAATGTCAAGGTAATATGGTAAGACAACTAGCTAATGATGAAAGCCAGAAAATCACAAAGATATTATTCCTAGTGGCTTGCTAGGGACAGGCATTGTAAACTTATACATGATATATCATGGAACATGAATGATCATTAACATGGATATCAATATGTGTGAGATGACACTAACAACCATGAAACAACACACCAAAAATTAAGTTAATGGAAACACAAACTACCTGTACATGCTTTGATTTAGCTGCTTCCCCTTCAGCTTCCAAGATAGTCTGCTTTGGCCTGAAAATTACACGATCTAGTTAACTTTTGATAAAATGATCAAGCCATTAGACAATCTGTATATAATCTTATACTCACCTAAACTTTTTCAAATGCTCTGAAAATGCAAGGGCCATTAACTCCCCAGTTTCCAATACATTCTTGAACATCGGATGCAGACCCTCACGTGGCAAATCCTTTACTCTTCGAATAGACTCCTTGGATGGTAAGGGTTTCGTCTTCATATATAAACGGAATGCATTGTTACAGGTTCTCTGCAATGACTCCAATTCTGCATTAGTGTCAATAATTTCCCTAACTCTATCTGAAACAAGGTCAAGGACTGTTTGAGGGAATCGGCCATAAACAGTTTCTCCATTTGCCATTGCCTGTTCAATTTTCGACATTACTCCAGTCATATTCTGCAAGACCTCTTCTTCGGTGGGAGCAGCTTTTATCGGCTTCGACAGAAACAAATGAAGATCCAATAGGTAAGCCATATCCTCCGATGTCACAAAGGAATAAGCAGTGCCAGTACGGCCAGCCCTCGCAGCCCTTCCAACACGATGAACGAATATCTTGGGCTTTGGTGGGAAGTCCCAATTGATAACATTATCAAGCAACGGAATATCAATGCCACGAGCTGCAACATCTGTCACAATCAACAGCATCGTCTTCCTCGACCTAAACCTTGATACATGTATTTTTCGGGCATCTTGATCCATGTCACCATAACACACAGATGGTTCAATCCCTTCTTCTCTAAACAGTATATTCAAAAACTCAACATGGTGTTTTGTGGATACAAAAATCAATGTCTGCTGATCCGAACCAATCCTTTCCCTAACCAAATACAACAATGCAGCATACTTCTCTTCCTGTCTCAAAGTAAAAAACACAGTCTTCAAATCAGGGCTAATTTTAGTCTCCAAATCAAGCCTCACAAGCTGAGGATCTCGCAGGCCGGCCTTCGCAAACTCTGCGAGCGCGCTGGGCATAGTAGCGCTAAATAACAGCGTCTGGCGATTCTCGCCGAGCTGCGAAAGAATCTGGTGCAACTGCTCAGCAAAACCCATCCCAAACAAACAATCAGCCTCATCAAAAACAACATACTCAACGGTACGCAACGACATGTCATCTACCTCAGACAAATGGTGCATAAGCCTACCAGGTGTGGCAATTATAATGTCAGGGCTCTGAGCCAGTTCCTCAAACTGGCTCTCCATGCTGTCACCGCCAACTAACAAACTAACCCTAAGATCAGTGAAGTGACCAAGCTCTTTGGTGAATTTTAGGGTTTGAAGAGCCAAGTCCCTTGTAGGGGACAATATGAGGGCTCTAACACCGGACTGAGGGACATGCTGGTTGAGGCGGTGGAGCATTGGGACAAGAAACGCTGCCGTTTTGCCGGAACCAGTGCGGGCCATGGCGACGACGTCGTGGCCGGAGAGGATGAGAGGCATCGTCTTCCTTTGAATTGGAGTGGGGACTTTGTAGCCTTTGCGTTTGATTGCTTTGAATACATTGGGGTTTAGATTCAGAGATTCGAAGCCCCCTGATGATTTTgacttcttcttctgcttctctattctcttcttctctcctcccaTTTTTTCTTCTCACTTCTTCTACACCCTACCAGCTGCCGAGGGCGGCGTTTGTTCTCGGGTTCTTGTATAGGGTTTAAGTTAACTAACCTAACATATGGTACCTGACGTCATAAAAAATGgggaatttattttaattatatgttATTCGCTTAttctaaatataaattaaataaaaaaatatatatatatttaatggtTAGTTAATTGGTAGTTAATGACTTACAAGTCAATGAATTATAGCTCAAATGATATAGTTTCTTCATACTCATCTAAGAGGTTACGAGTTTGAATCTCCTATcttaagtaaaaaaataaaaaaaattgaagaagcaaGGTTGGAGGACGGTGGTGGGTGGTGTGTTGGGCTGGATGTTCTACGACGGAGAGGTGAGTGACGCGGTAGTGGTTCGCCGGAGCTTGTGGCGGCAAAAATGTGGATTCAATAGGAAGTGGGCTAAAGGCCCAATACTTTAAGGCCCAAAGCGATATTAACGAAGACCAAAGAAAAAACAAATTCAGTTTTCACGGGTTTCGCTCTTTCTTTGGCGCCAAATTTTATTCTATTCGCGCTCTGCAACTGCAAAGAAAGAGCGTCTGCATCTTTCACTCACTTTCTTCCAGAATCGAGATTCTTCCATGGCCAGCCTAGGACTTCGTCCTCCTCAATTCTCCGAGGTTTCGCTTCTTCCTTTTCCTCTCTTGCTATTCTGTGATATCTTCGTTTTTTCTTTTTCGTCTTTTTTTCCTATCCGCTTTCTAGCTTTAGTccgcaattttttttcaaaagtgtAATGTTAATTTCTTTTAGCAATTCCTCATATTCGCTTCGATATTTTATCCATGTTTCAATTGGATgctttttttgtttatttctcttttgctattgaatttttcttttccttatgcTCTCTGTTTAAGAGCTGAATTAGTTGATACATCAACGCTATAAAAGATTTTTTTCCCCGGTTCAAACACTCATTCGgcgatttatattttttatatcttcAATTCCAGAGGCTGTGTGTAACACGTAAACATGTTGCAGGATGTTGCTTGGCTTCCATATTGGCTTCAGAATCTTAGAGCTGATGGCTCCAACGAATTTCTAGAGGATTCTCAAAGTCCTAACAACCAAGAAGTGAAGGTTGAAATTTCTCTTCTAGTTactgtttatatttatttttgtttattgtgTATGTCTAAGGGAACAAGACAGTTTGGTGTGGTGGATTATCGAACCAGTATGCCATTTCCAGTTTGCTTTGATTTGAAGTTACCGTCCTCTTTTAGGGTTGATGactgcttttgtattttcaatttgaATATGCTTCGGTGAGAATTCTCATGCAATATTGTGCATTTATGACCATGGGGAGCTAATAGTTTCGTGGTTAATTTAACCTCTAAgttttatattttagattttcgttcagttttgaaaattttgtgaaTGTTAGATTGGTTAATTAACTCGGCCTATGTTTACAAAGCTGGTCCACGCCATGACAAacgaggagggttgtgttaggatTGTGACAACTCAAACTTTGTTCAATCCCAATGCATGGACATGATGCAATGATGTCTTGATCCATATAGCTGACCCCACTAGTGGAGAAAAGCTTTGTTAAGTTAGATTGGTTGAATTCTTTGTTGATGTCTTCTCTTATTTGAAATGATTTAGGGTCCAAAACCTTCTCCAGAAAATTTTAGTGATGGAAAATGTATTAATGCACTACCTAAGGATGATTGTGGATACAGAagttgccatttacttttatctGCAGAAGATAGTTCAAATATTAGTTCAGCTCCTCCTGAACATGtaagttgttttattttatcatttcTCTGTCTTAAGCTTTTATATTTTCAACTGATATAAGCATGGTGCAGTCTTCAAATAATTACTTCTTTAAGTGTTTCTGAGATAAATTCTGATCCATAATGTTAGGAAACCACATTACTAGAATGCATAGAAGTAAAGACAAATAAGGAAATCAGCATAGAGAAAATTAAGTAATGGGAGGATGCATATTTGTAACCATCTAGCTATAGTTTGCATTGGTAGGAGGTGCATGGAGCTATATAGTTTGTGTTAGGGGTGCTGAGGAGGAATCTCGGAAGATTGGAATTGGACTTGGGAGAGTTTCTAGATTCTCATAAATAATAGATTTAAGTTCTCTAGTGGAGTTAACCTTATAATTCATTTTTGTGTTTATCTTCTCatgattttaactttttaaatattttctagAAGCTAAGATTAATTGATTCAGCAACAGAGTGCTGCCTATGGATTTGTCACTTTCCCTGATTTCATGGTCGTTTTAAAATTTTCTGATTTCAGTTTCATTTTAGTATTATGAACTTGAAAATATGAAGGGCCTGGCAAAAACTATTTCTAGAAGCTCCTATGCTTTGGACAATGTCGCTCATCTGAGTGATCCATAGGTATCTCTGTGATCAGTGACTTACACAGCAGTTATTTACCATAATTTATCCTTTCCATAAGTGTTTAAATATCTTATTTCCCTACAACTAGAGAAATTCCTATGCTGTTAACACAATTTTATGACGGGGGTTTTGGTTTGATCTATTTTTGCTCCATTGATACAGGTGTTTCACTTTAGTCTGCGCCTTTCTTCAGATGCTGAGTCTTTCCCAACCCAGGATTTGAATGAATTTCATGATGCAGTTTCACCACAGAAAATCTGTTCGTTGCAACCTGTTCAAACATCCATTGATTTTGGACAGAACATGCGTTCTGTTACAGAGCATCTTGCCTATGAACAGAATTTGTTGCCTGCTTCCGTCCCTGAGACTGTTAAAAGGGATGATATGTCGAAATCACCGACTGATACAAGTGATGTTATCAGACAACTCAAGGTAAAATCCAACATTAAATGCTTCACAAGTGACTCTATCAGTGATGCAGTTGAACTTTCAGTTGCAGCATCTGAGGTTCTTGCCATACACGATCTAGTAAAGATGGAGTCAGTTTCAGAATTGATGCATACAGAAAATGTACTTGAAGTTGCACTTCGTATGAAGCAGGCACGGCTCGAGGGGTGGGACAATGGCTTCCATTCTTCTAGTGAGGACTCCGACTGCAGTGATTCTCTTTCTGATTTGAATGATTTTGTTATGGAAGAGGCCTATGAAGATATAGGCTTGCTTTCTAGTGTTTCTGTTGAGGAGCATCTTTGCACTTCAATTAGATCTCAATCAAATGCTGTCCCCCTTGCTGAAAATTATAGCAGATGCAATGCGAAGCATAGTGAGAAAGAGCTTACTTCTCATGTAGCCAATGTCGATGTGGAGATGAAGAGGCACCAAAAAACTGACTCACCTCTTGATTCTTTATGTTGTGAAAGGGAGATGCATTCTGATGGTCCTGCTTTGGGTTCAACTAATCTCAAACAAGCTGAAAACGGTCTTCCCACATCTCAGCGTTCTGCGGAGAATAATTCCAATGCTTTAGCCCTAAACCA is a window encoding:
- the LOC112782469 gene encoding putative DEAD-box ATP-dependent RNA helicase 29; this translates as MGGEKKRIEKQKKKSKSSGGFESLNLNPNVFKAIKRKGYKVPTPIQRKTMPLILSGHDVVAMARTGSGKTAAFLVPMLHRLNQHVPQSGVRALILSPTRDLALQTLKFTKELGHFTDLRVSLLVGGDSMESQFEELAQSPDIIIATPGRLMHHLSEVDDMSLRTVEYVVFDEADCLFGMGFAEQLHQILSQLGENRQTLLFSATMPSALAEFAKAGLRDPQLVRLDLETKISPDLKTVFFTLRQEEKYAALLYLVRERIGSDQQTLIFVSTKHHVEFLNILFREEGIEPSVCYGDMDQDARKIHVSRFRSRKTMLLIVTDVAARGIDIPLLDNVINWDFPPKPKIFVHRVGRAARAGRTGTAYSFVTSEDMAYLLDLHLFLSKPIKAAPTEEEVLQNMTGVMSKIEQAMANGETVYGRFPQTVLDLVSDRVREIIDTNAELESLQRTCNNAFRLYMKTKPLPSKESIRRVKDLPREGLHPMFKNVLETGELMALAFSEHLKKFRPKQTILEAEGEAAKSKHVQGPSGQWVDVMKRKRAIHENIINLVHEQQSKSTVEKEEIQPEDIPSTGKGRKASGSKRKQQCFMDEEYYISSVPKNQHMEAGLSVKANEEFAANRLDSAVLDLVADDSTGIQKQRSVYHWDKRSKKYIKLNNGDRVAANGKIKTESGAKTKATKTGIYKKWKERSHTKVSLKGTNNDGNAQESTSFKGSYRGRGRNFKGGSKRQQSMPNSHVRSEIKEFDQIRKERQKKADRISHLKSKSAKGKKFGKNGKKRRAK